A genomic segment from Deinococcus sp. YIM 77859 encodes:
- a CDS encoding cyclase family protein → MWRYFRAAHRERDRFPLSSPHDRHFKAADPRTSHLAGDAPFRVEPLARIARGDSVNTGELRTSTHTGTHVDAPWHYDDAGRAWTK, encoded by the coding sequence GTGTGGCGGTATTTCCGGGCAGCACACCGGGAACGTGATCGCTTCCCGCTATCTTCTCCCCATGATCGACATTTCAAGGCGGCTGACCCCCGGACATCCCACCTGGCCGGGGACGCACCCTTTCGGGTCGAGCCCCTGGCCCGTATCGCGCGGGGAGACAGCGTGAACACGGGCGAGCTGCGCACCAGCACCCACACGGGCACCCATGTGGACGCTCCCTGGCACTATGACGATGCAGGGCGCGCCTGGACGAAGTGA
- a CDS encoding cyclase family protein — MNLAAYLGPCRVVTVRAEEGLVPATALAELPARLPPRLLLHTGQPAHWAEFPQDFAALAPELVREAARRGVRLIGTDSPSVDPLTSKTLPAHQACRETGILIVEGLNLSAVSDGEYDLVCLPLPLVGVDGAPARALLLPAGTLPEERA; from the coding sequence GTGAACCTCGCGGCCTACCTGGGACCGTGCCGGGTGGTCACCGTGCGGGCCGAGGAGGGCCTGGTGCCCGCCACCGCCCTGGCGGAGCTGCCAGCACGCCTCCCGCCCCGGCTGCTGCTGCACACGGGTCAGCCCGCCCACTGGGCCGAGTTTCCCCAAGACTTTGCGGCCCTGGCCCCGGAACTGGTGCGCGAGGCGGCGCGGCGCGGCGTGCGGCTCATCGGCACGGACAGCCCGAGCGTGGATCCGCTGACCAGCAAGACGCTTCCCGCCCACCAGGCCTGCCGGGAGACGGGGATCCTCATTGTGGAGGGCCTCAACCTCAGCGCGGTTTCCGATGGAGAATACGACCTCGTGTGCCTGCCGCTGCCGCTTGTTGGTGTCGACGGGGCCCCGGCCCGCGCCCTGCTGCTGCCTGCGGGGACCCTGCCGGAGGAGAGGGCATGA
- the kynU gene encoding kynureninase codes for MRRDLFAMPPGIYLDGNSLGVMPHAARAAVLRRLDEWQRDAVSGWDHWFELAETLSPALARLVGARSNEVIATGSITANLHALLATLYRPEGARRHLVATALDFPSDVYALHAWAERFGAELRLIPARDGQTLREEEIRAALTDDVALVLLPTVLYRSGALLDVPGLTRAARERGILIGWDAAHSVGSVPHELHDWGADFAVWCHYKYVNAGPGAPGGLYLHERHHHLVPGLRGWWGHDKATQFEMAHTFRPAAGAGAYQLGTPPILALAALEGALSVFDTVELAEVRARSLELTAYLMALVERHLPELRVVTPREPTRRGGHVALAHPQAHALSLALRARGITPDFRAPDILRLAPVALYNTEAELETTVQVLRELLDTGAYRAVEAAGRVT; via the coding sequence ATGAGACGTGACCTCTTCGCGATGCCCCCCGGCATCTACCTCGACGGCAACAGCCTGGGCGTGATGCCCCACGCGGCTCGCGCTGCCGTGCTGCGCCGTCTGGACGAGTGGCAGCGCGACGCGGTGAGCGGCTGGGACCACTGGTTTGAGCTGGCCGAGACGCTGTCGCCTGCCCTCGCGCGGCTGGTGGGGGCGCGTTCCAATGAAGTCATCGCCACGGGCAGCATCACCGCCAATCTGCATGCCCTGCTCGCCACCCTCTACCGTCCGGAGGGTGCGCGGCGCCACCTCGTCGCCACCGCACTCGATTTTCCGTCCGACGTGTACGCGCTGCACGCTTGGGCCGAGCGCTTCGGCGCCGAGCTGCGCCTGATTCCCGCCCGCGACGGCCAGACGCTGCGCGAGGAGGAGATCCGAGCGGCGTTGACGGATGACGTGGCCTTGGTCCTGCTGCCGACGGTGCTGTACCGCTCTGGAGCGCTCCTGGACGTGCCGGGGCTGACCCGCGCCGCGCGGGAACGCGGCATCCTGATCGGCTGGGACGCGGCCCACAGCGTGGGGAGCGTGCCGCACGAGCTGCACGACTGGGGCGCGGATTTCGCGGTGTGGTGTCACTACAAGTACGTGAATGCTGGACCCGGGGCGCCGGGAGGCCTCTACCTGCACGAGCGGCACCATCATCTCGTCCCCGGCCTGCGCGGATGGTGGGGCCACGACAAGGCGACGCAGTTCGAAATGGCCCACACCTTTCGCCCCGCGGCTGGTGCGGGCGCCTACCAGCTCGGCACGCCGCCCATCCTCGCGCTCGCGGCGCTGGAGGGGGCACTCAGCGTGTTTGATACCGTCGAGCTGGCCGAGGTGCGTGCCCGCAGCCTGGAGCTGACCGCGTACCTGATGGCGCTGGTGGAGAGGCACCTTCCCGAACTGCGGGTGGTCACGCCGCGCGAACCCACCCGGCGCGGCGGTCACGTCGCCCTGGCCCACCCACAAGCCCACGCCCTCAGCCTCGCGCTGCGGGCACGCGGCATCACCCCCGATTTCCGCGCCCCCGATATCCTGCGCCTCGCTCCCGTCGCCCTCTACAACACCGAGGCGGAGCTCGAGACGACGGTGCAGGTCCTGCGCGAACTGCTCGACACCGGGGCCTACCGGGCGGTGGAGGCGGCGGGGCGGGTGACCTAG
- a CDS encoding LysE family translocator, which translates to MDGTLLGFAVFSLLLTVTPGADTALVIRAALAGGRAAGWGAVLGVCSGLLFHATLSALGLSVVLARSAALYEGVKLAGAAYLLYLGLRAWREARHTAQVPTTEGGALSLTGALLQGLTTNVLNPKVALFYLTVLPQFVLPEEDALPQALVLALIHFGWGVVWLGTLVLLMGTLASRLRTPRVRALLERLTGGAMVLLGLRVALDR; encoded by the coding sequence ATGGACGGCACCCTGCTCGGTTTTGCTGTGTTTTCCCTGCTGCTGACCGTCACGCCGGGGGCAGACACAGCCCTGGTGATTCGCGCGGCTCTGGCGGGGGGGCGCGCGGCGGGGTGGGGCGCGGTGCTGGGCGTGTGTAGCGGCCTGCTCTTCCACGCCACCCTCAGCGCCCTGGGGCTCAGCGTGGTGCTCGCTCGGAGCGCTGCCCTGTACGAGGGGGTCAAACTGGCCGGCGCCGCGTACCTGCTGTATCTGGGTCTGCGGGCCTGGCGAGAAGCCCGCCACACGGCCCAGGTCCCCACCACCGAGGGAGGGGCGCTGAGCCTGACCGGCGCTCTCCTCCAGGGGCTTACCACCAATGTCCTGAACCCCAAGGTCGCGCTCTTCTACCTCACGGTGTTGCCGCAGTTCGTGCTGCCGGAAGAGGACGCGCTGCCGCAGGCCTTGGTGCTGGCCCTCATCCATTTCGGCTGGGGTGTGGTGTGGCTGGGCACCCTCGTTCTGCTGATGGGCACGCTGGCGTCTCGGCTTCGCACACCCCGCGTTCGCGCCCTCCTCGAACGGCTCACCGGGGGGGCGATGGTGCTCCTGGGGCTGCGGGTGGCGCTCGACCGCTGA